In Xiphophorus maculatus strain JP 163 A chromosome 2, X_maculatus-5.0-male, whole genome shotgun sequence, one genomic interval encodes:
- the adat1 gene encoding tRNA-specific adenosine deaminase 1 isoform X1, translated as MINADEVAELCYERFRQLPRRGKPEPGREWSLLAAVLRITRRPNSDSVEMEVVSLGTGTKCIGKAAMSAAGDVLNDSHAEVIARRGCIRYLTQELHRAVSSRYSSLFRPADRRGKWRLQPGVSFLLFTSHTPCESSMLLLCLTSCGDASIIPMRDSQSQPCPPVTSVSSCGETDGGRNLKRKVEEPGEGGNLKLPRLAEEETKEGETDPFESRTKSPDRVVSVPASASELKPGDSVDSRQSDAELVGDVHRTGAKCVPGGPADPLLPGEGYHSTGVLRVKPGRGEPTLSLSCSDKLARWGVLGFQGALLSHYLEEALYFDTVVVGKCPYSQEVMHRALVMRCSRVSELPAGFSVCSPLLLQSSLEFQFSQNQTELQHQGGQGRISPCGAAISWCNVADQPLDVTANGYKHGVTKKVLGTPKARSLLCKLELFHSFLSLVAATDPSALPDSLRSGELHTYWDHKQASQSYQRAWQQLRLQAFPLWPCSDRNLLLFR; from the exons ATGATAAATGCGGATGAAGTCGCCGAGTTGTGCTACGAGCGTTTCCGCCAGCTGCCCCGGAGAGGGAAGCCCGAGCCGGGCAGAGAGTGGAGCCTGCTGGCCGCTGTGCTCCGGATCACCCGGAGACCAAACTCCGACTCAG tggAGATGGAGGTTGTTTCCTTGGGAACCGGGACTAAGTGTATCGGAAAGGCAGCCATGAGTGCCGCTG GTGACGTGCTCAACGACAGCCATGCTGAAGTCATCGCCAGAAGAGGCTGCATCAG GTATCTGACCCAGGAGCTTCACAGAGCCGTGAGCTCTCGCTACAGCTCGCTGTTTCGCCCAGCGGATCGGAGAGGGAAGTGGAGGCTTCAGCCCGGAGTTTCTTTCCTGCTCTTCACCAGTCACACTCCCTGTGAGTCCAGTATGCTCCTACTGTGCTTAACAAGCT GCGGTGACGCGTCCATCATCCCCATGAGGGACTCCCAGTCCCAGCCCTGTCCCCCCGTCACATCTGTGAGCAGCTGTGGAGAGACGGACGGAGGACGGAACTTGAAAAGGAAAGTCGAGGAACCCGGCGAAGGAGGGAACTTGAAGCTGCCTCGACTCGCAGAGGAAGAGACAAAAGAAGGAGAAACGGACCCGTTTGAATCCAGGACTAAATCGCCTGACAGAGTCGTGTCTGTTCCTGCATCAGCGTCGGAGCTCAAACCAGGAGATTCCGTAGACTCGAGGCAGTCAGACGCTGAACTGGTCGGAGACGTTCACAGGACGGGCGCCAAGTGTGTCCCAGGAGGCCCGGCCGACCCGCTGCTGCCTGGGGAGGGCTACCACAGCACCGGGGTCCTCCGTGTGAAGCCGGGTCGAGGAGAGCCGACTCTGTCCCTGTCCTGCAGCGACAAACTGGCCCGCTGGGGGGTGCTGGGCTTCCAGGGTGCGCTGCTGTCTCATTACCTGGAGGAGGCGCTGTACTTCGACACGGTGGTGGTGGGCAAGTGTCCGTACAGCCAGGAAGTCATGCACAGGGCGCTGGTCATGAG GTGCTCCCGCGTTTCAGAGCTTCCTGCTGGTTTCTCTGTCTGTtcgccgctgctgctgcagtccAGCCTGGAGTTCCAGTTCAGCCAGAACCAAACCGAGCTCCAACACCAGGGCGGACAGGGACGCATCTCCCCGTGTGGAGCGG CCATCAGCTGGTGTAATGTTGCAGATCAGCCACTAGATGTCACTGCCAACGGCTACAAACATGGCGTCACCAAGAAAGTCCTGGGAACACCTAAAGCTAG GTCTCTGCTGTGTAAACTGGAGCTTTTTCACTCGTTCCTGTCTCTCGTAGCGGCCACTGACCCTTCGGCTCTGCCCGACTCTCTCAG
- the adat1 gene encoding tRNA-specific adenosine deaminase 1 isoform X2: MINADEVAELCYERFRQLPRRGKPEPGREWSLLAAVLRITRRPNSDSVEMEVVSLGTGTKCIGKAAMSAAGDVLNDSHAEVIARRGCIRYLTQELHRAVSSRYSSLFRPADRRGKWRLQPGVSFLLFTSHTPCGDASIIPMRDSQSQPCPPVTSVSSCGETDGGRNLKRKVEEPGEGGNLKLPRLAEEETKEGETDPFESRTKSPDRVVSVPASASELKPGDSVDSRQSDAELVGDVHRTGAKCVPGGPADPLLPGEGYHSTGVLRVKPGRGEPTLSLSCSDKLARWGVLGFQGALLSHYLEEALYFDTVVVGKCPYSQEVMHRALVMRCSRVSELPAGFSVCSPLLLQSSLEFQFSQNQTELQHQGGQGRISPCGAAISWCNVADQPLDVTANGYKHGVTKKVLGTPKARSLLCKLELFHSFLSLVAATDPSALPDSLRSGELHTYWDHKQASQSYQRAWQQLRLQAFPLWPCSDRNLLLFR, from the exons ATGATAAATGCGGATGAAGTCGCCGAGTTGTGCTACGAGCGTTTCCGCCAGCTGCCCCGGAGAGGGAAGCCCGAGCCGGGCAGAGAGTGGAGCCTGCTGGCCGCTGTGCTCCGGATCACCCGGAGACCAAACTCCGACTCAG tggAGATGGAGGTTGTTTCCTTGGGAACCGGGACTAAGTGTATCGGAAAGGCAGCCATGAGTGCCGCTG GTGACGTGCTCAACGACAGCCATGCTGAAGTCATCGCCAGAAGAGGCTGCATCAG GTATCTGACCCAGGAGCTTCACAGAGCCGTGAGCTCTCGCTACAGCTCGCTGTTTCGCCCAGCGGATCGGAGAGGGAAGTGGAGGCTTCAGCCCGGAGTTTCTTTCCTGCTCTTCACCAGTCACACTCCCT GCGGTGACGCGTCCATCATCCCCATGAGGGACTCCCAGTCCCAGCCCTGTCCCCCCGTCACATCTGTGAGCAGCTGTGGAGAGACGGACGGAGGACGGAACTTGAAAAGGAAAGTCGAGGAACCCGGCGAAGGAGGGAACTTGAAGCTGCCTCGACTCGCAGAGGAAGAGACAAAAGAAGGAGAAACGGACCCGTTTGAATCCAGGACTAAATCGCCTGACAGAGTCGTGTCTGTTCCTGCATCAGCGTCGGAGCTCAAACCAGGAGATTCCGTAGACTCGAGGCAGTCAGACGCTGAACTGGTCGGAGACGTTCACAGGACGGGCGCCAAGTGTGTCCCAGGAGGCCCGGCCGACCCGCTGCTGCCTGGGGAGGGCTACCACAGCACCGGGGTCCTCCGTGTGAAGCCGGGTCGAGGAGAGCCGACTCTGTCCCTGTCCTGCAGCGACAAACTGGCCCGCTGGGGGGTGCTGGGCTTCCAGGGTGCGCTGCTGTCTCATTACCTGGAGGAGGCGCTGTACTTCGACACGGTGGTGGTGGGCAAGTGTCCGTACAGCCAGGAAGTCATGCACAGGGCGCTGGTCATGAG GTGCTCCCGCGTTTCAGAGCTTCCTGCTGGTTTCTCTGTCTGTtcgccgctgctgctgcagtccAGCCTGGAGTTCCAGTTCAGCCAGAACCAAACCGAGCTCCAACACCAGGGCGGACAGGGACGCATCTCCCCGTGTGGAGCGG CCATCAGCTGGTGTAATGTTGCAGATCAGCCACTAGATGTCACTGCCAACGGCTACAAACATGGCGTCACCAAGAAAGTCCTGGGAACACCTAAAGCTAG GTCTCTGCTGTGTAAACTGGAGCTTTTTCACTCGTTCCTGTCTCTCGTAGCGGCCACTGACCCTTCGGCTCTGCCCGACTCTCTCAG